The sequence GCCAACTTACGAACTAAGGCAAAAGAACGTATTAGCAGTTCTCGCATCCGTGAAGCCATTAATCAAGGTCAAGTTGAACTCGCCAAGCAACTCTTAGGACGACCCTATACCCTCAACGGAACCGTCGTCACTGGCGAACAACGGGGACGCACCATTGGTTTTCCCACCGCTAACCTTGTCCTTCCTCGCAATAAGCTGATTCCCTGCTATGGTGTCTATGCCGTAGAAGTGACAAGTATCACTTATCCCCTTCTTTCTCCTCATCCCGCAGTCATGAATATTGGAATGCGTCCCACCGTCAACGGACAACATCCCACCATTGAAATTCATCTTCTTGATTGGACAGGAGACTTGTATCAGCACAGCTTGAGCGTACAATTAAAGCAGTTTCTGCGCCCAGAAGCCAAATTTGAATCTTTAGAAGCCCTCAAAGCCCAAATTAATAAAGATTGCGAAACGGCTCGTCAACTTCTGCCCTATCCCTCCTCCCAACCGATAAATTCATGAGAGACTATATCCAACAACTGACCGATAACATTGCCCAATTTTTCGTGGGTAAAGACACATCTGTACGTTTAGTAATTGTTGCCCTCCTCAGTGGCGGTCATCTGCTGCTGGAAGATGTCCCCGGTGTTGGAAAAACCCTTCTTGCCAAATCTCTAGCGCGATCCATTAATGGCAAATTTCAACGGATTCAGTGTACTCCAGATTTGCTTCCCTCTGATGTGACTGGAACTAATATTTGGAATCAGCGCGATCAAGTGTTTGAATTTGTTCCGGGTCCAGTTTTTGCCAATATTTTTCTGGCGGATGAAGTCAACCGAGCCACACCGCGCACTCAGTCCGCGTTATTAGAGGTGATGGAAGAACAACAAGTTACCATTGATGGCGAAACTCGTCCAGTCAAAAAACCCTTTTTTGTTATTGCGACCCAAAATCCCATTGAATATCAAGGGACATTCCCCTTGCCAGAAGCACAAATGGATCGCTTTGCCCTGTCTTTAAGTTTGGGCTATCCTAGTGCCGAGGAAGAATTACAGATGTTACAGCTTCAGGGGAATGACTTAAAAGATTTACAGCCCTCGATTTCTCCAGAAGACGTTTTAGAATTACAGCAGCAAGTGTTAGCAGTAAAAGTTGCAACCCCCCTACAGCAGTACATTCTCAACCTTGTGCGAGCTTCTAGAGAAGATGAAGAGGTACGCTTAGGGGTGAGCCCGAGGGGTACAGTTGCTCTACAACGGACAACACAAGCTCTTGCGTTTCTGGAAGGACGAGATTATGCGATCCCCGATGATGTGAAATTGCTTGCCCCTTATGTTTTATCTCATCGCCTGATTCCAACAGGAGGACGTAAAGAAAAGATGATTGTGGAGCGCATTTTACGAACGGTTCCTGTGGAAAGTTGAAGGCGGATTTCGGTTTTCCCCTCCCAACCCAGCAATACTGAGGGTGACAATCGCCACCCCAATGACTTGTCTGGGATCTAGGGTTTCCTGTAGGATGAACCAAGCAACGAGGGCCGTTAAAGCGGGCTCGATCGAGCCCACGAGAGTGGCAGTTGCAGCCCCCACTAAACGAATCCCTAAATTGGTAAAGACTAAGCCCCCCAAGGTAATCAAGCCTGAGCCAGCACTCCAAACCAGTAGCGGTAACCAGAGGGGCTGAGAAATCCTAATCTGGAGGAGAAGACTGGTGAGACTTGCCAAGAGAAAGAGTAGAGAAAACGTAATCAGAGAAAAAGAAATGGGATGAAATTGCATGAGAGCCTTTTGAGCGGTTACAGCATATAACGCAAAGCCCACACCAGCCCCGAAAGCGCAAATAACACCAAAGGTAAACTGTGAGGAAAGATTGCCCTGTAATTCGGGTGTGACCAAAATTAAACCCAATGTCACACCAGCAATAATCAGCCAACGGAACAAGTTAGGCTGAGCGCGATCGCGCCACCAGCCCAATAACATAGCAATAATCGGATGAATAAAAAAAAGAGTCACTGCAATCCCAGCGGGAATACTACCAATGGCGAGATAAAGTAAGATCACCGTGAAAAAATAAATTGTACCACTGAGTAAGGGCGATTTTAAGCGCGATCGCGCTTGGGTAATTTCAGTAAAGGTTTTGGGATAGATCCGCAATGCAAGCAAACCCAAAAATAGCATCATAAAAAACGTGCGAGTTTGCAGAAACAGAATTGTATGCTCAAAGTTAGAGGTTAAAATCCCTCCAATTTCTGCATTCCCCTGAAAAAACAGGCGAACAATCACATTTTGCAGCGACAAAAAGCCCCCTGCAAGCAACATTACTAAAATACCAACCATAAAAAATTTACAACTAACGGTAAGATTTGGAACAGGAAACCCAAAGCAGGTCTCTGTTATTTTCCGAACACTGCTCAACTGGCAAGTCTAACCATCTATTATCTATTGCTATGTCTCCCTCTTCTCATTCAACCATTCTTGTTACTGGTGGCGCGGGTTATATTGGTTCCCATGCTGTACTAGCTTTACAAGCAAAAGGCTACAACGTTGTCATTCTGGATAACTTAGTTTACGGACATCAGGATATTGTCGAAAAGAATCTCAAAGCCGAACTGATTGTTGGTGATACCAGCGATCGCGCACTCCTTAACGAAATCTTCAAAACCCGAGAGATTGCTGCCGTCATGCACTTTGCAGCTTATGCTTATGTCGGCGAATCGGTAACCAACCCCGCCAAATATTATCACAACAATGTCGTTGGTACGCTGACGTTATTAGAAGCGATGCAAGAAGCAGGGATTAATAAATTTGTTTTTTCTTCCACCTGCGCCACTTATGGTATTCCTGAAACCGTTCCCATCCCAGAAACCCATCCCCAAAATCCCATTAACCCTTATGGCGCAAGCAAGTTAATGGTGGAGCGGATCTTACAAGATTTCGACATCGCCTATAATCTCAAGTCGGTTATTTTCCGTTATTTCAATGCAGCAGGGGCTGATCCGCAAGGGCGAACGGGAGAAGATCATAACCCTGAAACCCATCTCATTCCCCTGATTTTACTGACCGCTCTGGGGAAACGGGATGCCATTAAAATCTTTGGTACAGATTACCCCACCCGTGATGGCACCTGCATCCGTGACTATATTCATGTTGCCGATTTAGCGCAAGCTCATGTTTTAGGCTTAGAATACTTACTGGCTGGGGGAGGAAGCGATGTTTTTAACCTCGGTAACGGCAATGGTTTTACCGTGCGAGAAATGATTGCAACGGCAAAAGCAATTACCGAAAAAGACTTTACAGTCCAAGAAACCGACCGTCGTCTGGGTGATCCTGCAATGTTAGTGGGGAGTAGTGAAAAAGCCCGTCAAATTTTGAATTGGCAGCCTCAATACGCCGATTTGAATGATATTATTAGTCATGCTTGGCAATGGCATCAACAACGGCATGACAAGCTGGGTGAACAAGCAAATCGACCCAACTCGCTTGCAAGTTGAGCCGAAAGATGTTAAGCTGTCCTCTCTATAATTGAGTATTTTTCAGGACTGATCTAAACCCGACCTTGGGCACTAACAGCTTGAACAGCTTGCTCTTCCTCAGGTTGAACAATTCTAAGGCTGGGGAAGAGGAAGTGATTTTCTTCTACATATTGTGCTCCGAAGAGCCCTTTTTCTGCCCAAAAATACCGATCCGTAGTATGTTCATTCCGTCTGACTACGACGAG comes from Halothece sp. PCC 7418 and encodes:
- a CDS encoding bifunctional riboflavin kinase/FAD synthetase gives rise to the protein MWITSTPERALTPTAIALGNFDGVHQGHRNVIQPVLEQSVRSTVVTFHPHPREYFSGQPCSLLTPLEEKISHLKALGIQQLVLLPFNQELAALCAEEFVQKILIEQLHPHYISVGEDFRFGYKRQGSAQDLRAIASSYHVAVNIANLRTKAKERISSSRIREAINQGQVELAKQLLGRPYTLNGTVVTGEQRGRTIGFPTANLVLPRNKLIPCYGVYAVEVTSITYPLLSPHPAVMNIGMRPTVNGQHPTIEIHLLDWTGDLYQHSLSVQLKQFLRPEAKFESLEALKAQINKDCETARQLLPYPSSQPINS
- a CDS encoding MoxR family ATPase; translation: MRDYIQQLTDNIAQFFVGKDTSVRLVIVALLSGGHLLLEDVPGVGKTLLAKSLARSINGKFQRIQCTPDLLPSDVTGTNIWNQRDQVFEFVPGPVFANIFLADEVNRATPRTQSALLEVMEEQQVTIDGETRPVKKPFFVIATQNPIEYQGTFPLPEAQMDRFALSLSLGYPSAEEELQMLQLQGNDLKDLQPSISPEDVLELQQQVLAVKVATPLQQYILNLVRASREDEEVRLGVSPRGTVALQRTTQALAFLEGRDYAIPDDVKLLAPYVLSHRLIPTGGRKEKMIVERILRTVPVES
- a CDS encoding EamA family transporter; amino-acid sequence: MVGILVMLLAGGFLSLQNVIVRLFFQGNAEIGGILTSNFEHTILFLQTRTFFMMLFLGLLALRIYPKTFTEITQARSRLKSPLLSGTIYFFTVILLYLAIGSIPAGIAVTLFFIHPIIAMLLGWWRDRAQPNLFRWLIIAGVTLGLILVTPELQGNLSSQFTFGVICAFGAGVGFALYAVTAQKALMQFHPISFSLITFSLLFLLASLTSLLLQIRISQPLWLPLLVWSAGSGLITLGGLVFTNLGIRLVGAATATLVGSIEPALTALVAWFILQETLDPRQVIGVAIVTLSIAGLGGENRNPPSTFHRNRS
- the galE gene encoding UDP-glucose 4-epimerase GalE, whose protein sequence is MSPSSHSTILVTGGAGYIGSHAVLALQAKGYNVVILDNLVYGHQDIVEKNLKAELIVGDTSDRALLNEIFKTREIAAVMHFAAYAYVGESVTNPAKYYHNNVVGTLTLLEAMQEAGINKFVFSSTCATYGIPETVPIPETHPQNPINPYGASKLMVERILQDFDIAYNLKSVIFRYFNAAGADPQGRTGEDHNPETHLIPLILLTALGKRDAIKIFGTDYPTRDGTCIRDYIHVADLAQAHVLGLEYLLAGGGSDVFNLGNGNGFTVREMIATAKAITEKDFTVQETDRRLGDPAMLVGSSEKARQILNWQPQYADLNDIISHAWQWHQQRHDKLGEQANRPNSLAS
- a CDS encoding DUF3155 domain-containing protein, which produces MARKRKRKSRRRQEGRKILSLVPQYNIESGEYKPVTAARKYISAKGIAPPALVVVRRNEHTTDRYFWAEKGLFGAQYVEENHFLFPSLRIVQPEEEQAVQAVSAQGRV